The Ictalurus punctatus breed USDA103 chromosome 15, Coco_2.0, whole genome shotgun sequence DNA window CTGAAAAACCCTTTATTCCTGGTGGTCCCTGGACATTTGAGCCTGGATCTCCCTTCTCGCCAGGCAAACCCCTGCGTCCTACAACAGAAATAGAGGTCAGTGTTGTACTTGGACTAATTAATTTACATGTTTGATAACTTAACTGTTAACACCTACCCAGAATGACAACCCTAGAGATTCTACCGAAGTCTTACCCTGCTCACCAGGATACCCTGGTCTGCCTGACTCCCCTCTGTTTCCTTGACGCCCCGGAGGACCTCTGGATCCTGGGGGTCCTTTACCACCCGGGATTCCAGGCTCACCTGGAGGTCCAACAGGCTCCTCAACAGGCACAGGAGTCCGACGAATCTCATTTAGAAAGGCGTCTAACTTAAGCACTTCGTCTATGACACAATACCATAACAGGTGAAAAAGTGAATGACGGAAGCCCAAACTACTTTACttccacaaaaacaacaacatgataCTTATTTCTTAAATCACAATCATATTTTAAATAGAAACATACTGTGCACTAGCTTTTCACAGGCCTGAGTGACAAGGTCGTAGATGATGGCAAGAGACTGTGGCTCTCCCTATTAAACAAAGACTCACAGTACATCACAGAATATCATCCATGGTTTCTTTCAAGAAGATGAATGGTGAGCGTACAGGGAGAAATACTGTGGATTTAACTtaccttctctcctctctcaccttTAATCCCAGGAAGTCcctaacaataacaaaaaaaaaaaacctcaacttTAGCTTCAAGTATTCCAATCTAAAGAAGCAAGGCAGCTCTTAAtcagaatgaaataaaacaaaaacgacTGTTACCATGAACATGCACCTTATAATCACTGTTTTAATAATATTCTGATCAACATGTTTACATGCCAATAATGGGAACTCCAGGTCTACATTAGGTAGTTAAATAATTATACTTCATTTAGGAGCATTTTAACAAGTAATGAAGCTCATGAGCCAGTGTTATGCTGTGTGATTTCAGCagtcttttaagattattacttgtcacactgtAAAAGATGAAATCTTGGCTGAATTCTATAACAGATAATAAATGTTGtgcttacatcatcaatcagcatAATCCAGGCTCAAGTAAAAAGATATAAACAGAATTAAACCCTCCGGATAGCAGTGGTAAAGTTACGCATAGAGAACGGCGTTGTTTGTGGCTGCGTAAAATAGGACACGATACTACATTTCTACTAATTCATGTTACTGGTTACatgcacactgcaaaaatgatatcttagcaagtgaaaatatcctgCATTTAGgcaaatttatctagtatttcctattattagattacaataaaccaaatataagattaataAATCTACTTCTCGATATTTTTACTAATTTTGGCTGTAAAATATCTTGTTTTATTGGTAAATAATTAATCTTTCTAGAAATAcatgcttaaaatgagcaaaaatatcTACCATAGAACAAGAATATTTCAAGCTtgatgttataattttattttggcAGTTGTATATAGTGTTTTACtctcaaaaaagctttagttgtgctttatctctgtaccagtgttattgtggagaggtgtgaatagTGAATTGatcaccctgctcaccagcagctaaacacagagtcatgatactctacacacagaaacccagcAGTGTCCTGATCATtattataacagacttgcaacgataaaataatttatctgtttacactgattgaaaatgtccgataagtccATTTCCATTCTGCCAGCGTAATGGAATGCAAATGTACTGTTAGTAAGGtttaataatgttatatttatttattgtattctTAGTATAGCAAACAttagataaatttgactatattcaagatatttggAATTGCCAAGAGATAATTTTTTTGGTAGTCTATCAGGATACATTCAGGATGTTTTAAGACAAAGTTAGGATGATGAACAGTAAGATTAACATATTTAGTGGTTAAGTGTACTCACTGAGGGCCCTACAAGTCCTAGTGGCCCCCTTTCTCCAACAGGCCCTGGGTGGCCTGGTATACCCTGGAAGCCCTGCAAGAACAAGATTAGAAAACTGATGCAGTAAATCTGTAATGGAAATGTATGCAAAAGTTTGAATTCACAAATGAAGCCTGTGTGAACGCAGACAGTATGGTTTTGCTATCTTACCCTTGGCCCTGTAGTCCCTGGGGGTCCCATATTACCCTCCACACCTCTGGTTCCCTAGTGAGAAAAAATGACAGCCGGAATTAAATGTATGAAACAGAATGAAGATTGCTATTTGTAACAGGTGGGGTGAGGCTAGAagtgaaacaaataaatagggAACAAATAAATTCCTTCCCTGTtctacaagaaaaaaaataatctaaaacTCCATCAGGCCTGAATCGTAATCTTACGATGATCGTAATCTTACTTTTtaagattgtttttttgtttttgtttttacttccaTCTCCCCTGATTGGCTGCCAGCTCCTGCCAGTCACCATGTAGTTTAATTTTCACGCCTAACACTGGACCATgatgatgtttgatgtttgaACTGGCCTATGACATATGTCTACAAATTTTCCAGCAATTTTCAACCCATGAACTCTGACACAGCACTGACTGTGACATACTATTACAGGATTTTTATGGGGATGCACAGCTGCTCAGGAACATCCTATTATAAAGTAGTTTTTCTCCCAAAATGCAATAGTCATACTACACAATAAAGTTCTAATTGTTGTTGAAAGAGGTAGACTTGCCTTAGGTCCTGGATTTCCCACTTCACCTTTTGGGCCAGGTGGTCCTGGcaaacccttaaaaaaaaaagaagatgacAAAAATGCAATACAAAGGATTGTGTGTTAATGCCACTGTTCTTTTTCCTGATAAATTGAGGGATGCTATAGGCTTACCTGGTTCCCAGGCCTTCCCATTTCACCTTTCTCTCCCCGAATTCCTGGAGGCCCCTAGAGAAACAGGCATACCAAGGAAGGTTTTATATGTTGTACTGTATTGCTTTTTCATGGCTAAAACATCTTCTTAGTGGCTAATATATGACCATACTATTTTCCCCATCACTGTTATACCACGAGGGCCCAAGGACCCCAGAGGACCTAAGCCACCCTCTGGTCCAGCCTTTCCAGGAGGCCCCATTTCACCCTAGGGTGGAGCAGAGAATATAGACCAGTTAGTTCACCAATTATAGTCACAACGAAACATCTGTGACTACAgataaataatttaacaaaatCTCTGCTGCAGATATACTTAATTAATACCTTTTGGCCTCCCTCTCCTTTTTCCCCCTTCTGCCCACGAGGACCAGGTTTCCCCTGAGACAGAAGCAGAAAATACACTCACGCATGTACCATTATTCATTAACAAATACCCTATTTAATAAGATCTGTATGCGTTATGGACTTACCGGAGATCCTGTATCCCCAGGGGCTCCTGGGACGTTGGAAGTGCAGGTGCACGCATATGGAAGAGCTGGGCaactctcctcatctctctgcAGAACCCAAAAAGATGGTAGTGTGCACATTAAGAACATTAAACTTGCTTGATTAGGTGTAAATTTGTACAGAATAACATGAGGCAGGCAAATGGTCAGGTGTTCAGAAAACATAAAATAGACAAGACTGTGTgcacgtgtctgtgtgtgtgtgtgtgtgtgtgtgtgtgtgtttgtgtgtgtgtgtgtatatatgtgtgtgtggttcctcACCTGAGAGGGCAGGTCACAGCATGTGTCCTCTAAGGCCCAGGTAATGTTACATATGATCTCAAATGACTGCAGCTGGAACTGAGAACAGCACAAGAGGAAACCCTTTATATATCCAATgcacaaataataacaatattaactGTTTCTATAATGATTTCTTTCTGTATAAAGTATAACCTTTTGTGTACAGAAATTGCATTTTGTGTCAGTGCAGCTTACTCACAGCAGCAGAGCCACTGCGTGGCCCTCGAGTCCTCACTAGCTTGCCCAGCATCTCAAAGCCGTCAGTGGGTATGTTTCCTAGGGGACGGGCAGGTCTCTCACCAACCCTCTGACAGTCCACTGACAGGGATACACTCACCTGACTAACGGACAGGTGAATCTGCCATTCACAATACAAAAGAATGAAATACACAGGAACAGTGCTAAATAATCGTCTTCATTTCCATTTACAAAGTAATGTATATCATCCtaatctctctttattctctttatctctcccACACCTTGTGAAAGCTGCCATAAAAGAGAGTGTGGACTTGTGGCTGGTCAAAAGTAAGCTCCTGAACTTCTCCTCTGTAGTCCAGACTGAAGTAGAGCAACACTTTCCTTTCAgctgacaaaataataataaaaaaaaacacacacacgcacaccatgTTTAatatagtagtaataataataataataataaatttaataatgttaaaatattgtATGATGCATTGTCTATGGCACCATGGCATTTTTGATATTGTTAGAAAAGTACGCTAAGGCGAGAACGTGTTTTTTTAGACACCACAAAGATTTCCTTGCCATGATGACTGGCTAATGAGCTGATTTCAATTTCCAAGAGCCTTTCTCTTTGAACTATATGCTGAGTTGGTCTCAGGTTAAGAGAAGCCAACATGCACTTGTCCACTTACAGGTCTTAAGAACCCTTGGATGGGTCAGGGATATCCCAGCCGTCCTTAAGCTCCATCATGTCAGCATGTATTGGTTGGCATAATTAAACTGACAAGTCAGTACATCAGAGTTCATTACATGATGATTGAAGAGGCCAACGTGAAAGTGCAATTTGTAGCAATTTCCAGTTTCCCAAATATAATCAGAGCAAATGATTTTCTCATTTCATTGGTATTTCGAACACAatctcttttatttctttaaattatTTATCAAGTATTAAATAGAGGTAATTCTGTCCTTTTCCCTCAATCAACCGCCATAGTCAAAGCTATCACATTCAAAAATCAATGGGACAACCTGCATTTGAATATATATGAGGTCATTTACATTGACTATTTATGGATATTTGTGGGCGGTAAACTGGGCAGGAGAAGACGCCTTTTCACCTTCACATACAGTGTAATTTAATTTCCACCAGCCCTAGCAGTAAACAAACCTCTATTCACATGACAGGTTACACAGGTTTTCCCACCTAGCCAACACGCTCAGTTTGACAGTGAACAACATCAAGGTCTCTAAGATTAAAACATACCACATCCCTGTTGTAAAATAAAGTCCGCTGCCAAAATATATCCACATTGAAAGAAAGGCCATTTTATTAAGGAAGCACCATTCTTTAAggcatttattcaaagaaaagaGTGTAATAAGCAATTTTCAACTTTCACACCTGTGGTGAGGCGGGGCAGTGGAATAGATACTGTCAACATAGGACGTCTACCCAGAATAGTTTGCTTAGGTCTTAAATGTTCTTCATATAAACACTTCATATCTTCAAAATGACAGCATCATATTTTCATatctttaaaattatttgtgCCTGTGTGAATATCAGAAAGAATCCATTCTCTTTCACTTGCATATCGGGAGAAATAAGAACTTCCATACTACTAACCcttcctttttaaattttttaaaaataactaaatcaTTAACAATCTATTCCAAATTCGTGTTTATGACAGGGCAAGTTTCTTCCTCTGGAACATCATTTTCCAAATATCTCTAACACCTAGGATCAGAGGTTTTTTGTGAGTGTTGTgcctaacttttttttttttcccgaaaaatttgcgatgcaatttgtggagttttttttgggTGATTTTTTGCAGCagactacttgaattggcgaaattgcaactgcacaaaatcgttttgcatggtctttttgattgtttaagctgtactcatgttccaTGCATGTGAATCGAAAGGGGCTTTGACTGAATACACGCTGTGGtgacatcttggcccaaatttggggaaaatctgcagaaattttgaaaaatcgcagaCTTCTCTGAAAATTGCGGAGTGTGCTTGGTTTTGCGTTAATTCCCGCAATCGTGAAATCCGTGAGGGACTAAATTTGGTATCACGCACAGCAAGAAAAAGCTGCAAAGTATTTCTGTCCCAACAATTACAGAAAGATGGAGGGGCTGATTAATTAATCAAACAATGACTTTGTGCCCCTGAAGTATCCCTAGTTAACTTGTCTGGTTACTGTATACCTAAATCTATGTGGGGTTATATCACTTCTATTTCCAAGTTTGCGTGATGTTACAGTATGATGAAACACAGCTGAAAGTGGATCATTCTCACAAGTTTGGATGCTTTCATCATTTCTGAAGCATGCACCCGTATCGTTTCATGCAGCCCTGTACTCACGGTCCAGCACCACTCCCATTTTGGGCTGGAAATCGTTGTCAGTGAGCTGCCAAAGAGCAAAGGGCTCCTTGGGCGAGTCTTGCAGCAGGCGGAAGGCCAAACTGATTGTGTGCTCTGGAGAAAAGCCTGCTGGATGGATAAAGCTGTAATATaagccaaagaaaaaaaaacacaatgatttGCACAATGCAAAACATCATTTGCATAGCTGATTTACACTTGGGAAATGTTTGTAAAAACTCACCCTGTGCTTTGGGTCAGCTGTACGTCTCTGTAGAGGGTGTAGCTGGGAATAGTGCTGAAGATAAAAGGCTCCACTGAAACACCCTCCACAGTGGAGTGGGCTCTCTGAGTCAGACCAAATGCCTCCATCATGTTAAAGCCTGCAACACATACCCACCCATCATTTTTCTGGGAACAATGCCAGTGCGTTGATTATCATTCTTAATTACCATGCCAACTTAAAAGATGAGCAGGTGTTTACCTTTAATCACACTATTCCTGATAGTCATCTCAGGACACactgtaaaagaaaacacaacGCAGGAGATTACAATTGTTCATTCGCTGAATCATTTCtgcatcttcagtaaccgctttatccagGTCGGGGTCATGGTGGAATCGTATCCtctcccgggaacactgggcatgacgAGGGAATAAAACTTGGATGGGATGCCTGCTGTGATACTCACTTTCCTTTTGTATGGGATGTAGTCTTGGAGGGACGTGTGCTCTTAATGGTGCTGCAGCTGAAAAAGAAGCACATGCCGGTATTCTGGTAATGACTCAAGCATATATTTGGAAGTGCGAGAGTTATTTTTAGGGCTGAATGAGAGTCTCACCTGTGGGATGGAGAATAGTGACAGCAGTGCTCTCTACTGTTCCTAGGCGGGAGTGCACGCTTATCCGATACACCGTCTCTGGCTGTAGCTCATTGAAACAGTGACTGCTGCTAGTTGATTTGACCGTTTCCTCCTTTATCTGCTTATCTGTGCCCAAGCAAACCCAGACAAAGAGAGCAAACTAACATGTACATTTTTTCTATAGAtaaaaaatgagaataaatgtataatcatCTCCACAATTTAATTTCCGTCAAAATGTGATTTCTACCATTGATATACAAAGCTTAAAGTGGTCCATTTTGGTGGCTATAGCAGATTTGCAACGGTGCACATTATAGTGACACTTTCTAACTAACTCTAAATTAAGACGCTGTTCTAGCTTGTTATTTTGATGAACACAGAGACTGGACAGTTCTGTCTTTTATGTTGTTCCATTCCCCTAAATCAAATAAGgaattctactttttttttaaaaagctgtttcCCAGCCAAGAACTGCATACATTCACAGAAACAGGCCATTTGACTGTCCTGGCAGATGACAAGACTGTTAACTGCTTCAAACGAAATTACACTGCCAGAATGAAATGGGTGCATATACATGGAGGTGCAGAGCTCAAACTGCGACCTTCATGAGTCTGAAGCTtttggccagaaaagtgtacaaaagacaCTCTCAGGCTAGGAGTAACCTGTATATGGATACATTGATGACTCTTGGTGTGGGTAAGTGTATAAATAGTATATCACATAAACAGGTTGGTACTGGTACCTCTGAGGGCCTGGATGACTATGTGGTATGCAGTGATTGCTGCTACTGGCCTCCAGGACACACAGATACTTGAATGATCAGACCGAACCACGCTCACACTGCTCACACGTAGACTGGCTGGatatatggggaaaaaatacaagATGTGTGTATACGGGTGggtatacagtatgtttatgaatgtactgtatgtgtgtacagacagaaagatagaaagagacTGACTGGTTTTGCCCTGTGCGGAGGCACTGCCTCCCTCTCTGTTGCGGTACTCAGCAGTAACCAGCACGCTGTACCGAGTGTCAGGGAAAAGAGACTGCAGAAGGACTCTTCTTTCACTGCCTGGCAACAACACCTACAAGAAAAGTCCCCAAGACTACATTACCCATGATACACCACAAGCGCCTATGTAAGATGTATGTATAAAGTATATTATTCAGTAGTGAGTCTGTGTGCTGCCATCAATATCCTTAAGAGGGCTTGTACACCAATAAGTTATACACCATAGAGTTACTGTAGTCACTTAgacatttgtaaacaaacttaaatttaaaaaaagagcatGAAGAGCATCATTCTTATTGAAAGAAAGGAACATGTTTTATATCATTCTCATGGAACACTCACTTTGTTCTCCCGTGCATCTCCAGTTAAAGGAGTGTAGGATACGTGGTACTGCAGCACATGAGCATTAGGAGGAACCCAGCTGACCAGCATACTGACTGCAGTCTCTTCAGAGATGGACACACTAGTGGGACCTCCCCCAAACACTGAGGCAAtacaaataaaccaacaaaaatgttttaacaatgTCGTTTTATTACAGTAGGAGACAATCTTAATAATGCTTAATAATGCTTAATAATGCTTATCATATGTGATATATACTCACAGGTGCTGTATCTTATAGCCACAGCCTCACTTTGTGCTCCATCAGCATAGAGGGCAGATAGTGAGATCTGATATTCTTTATCATCCTCAACCCCCTCCAGTGTGgctccttcactctctccatTCACTTTCAGCTTAAACAATGGAAGAAACAAAAACCTTTTTATATTCTCCAAAACCCATCACATATTCACAGTATAAGCAACTCAACCTGTAATTAATGATCAGTAATTATTACAGCATCTCACACAAGCTCAACACAATGATGACAGCTCACACTGACCTGCCTCAGGTCTCCTCCACTCAGAGAGATCCATTTAATCAGGTAGGAGGTCACGTCGTCCGCAGCCGGCTCCCAGCGTACTGTTAGAGTGTTCTCAGAGTAGTTAGTGACCCGAAGCTCAGACGGAGCAGGCACCCTTACTGAGAATGTGATGGAGAAAAAGACTTGTAGTCAAGACTGGTTCAACAAAGACAGAGCTAAGAGGACGATTGTACTGTATGATGCTTAAATCAAGTCTACAAAAACGACAAAGCAAGCATGTGACTTACATGTAGTGATGTTACCAGTGAGGGGAGTAGAGAGGCCTTTTAAATAGAGAGACTGCACAGACACCAGATACTTTGACAGAGAGGACAGATTCTGCAGTAAGACTGTGTTCACACCTGCCACctccacctgagagagagaataaaacatgatgagaGGGACAGGAAATGTTATAATCAGGAGTCCAGAAATAGACCTTTTGGCTTGGTGTCTATGAACCCCAAAATAGAAGTCTCAAAATAGCCATTTTGCAGTGGAGAAGTTACATTATGGCAGGTAAACAATTTCTGGACATGAGTTTACTCATCAGTTTGAGTCAGTTTGACTTATTTCATATGTTGTTTCTTTTCATCATTCAGTATGTAGTGCCTGTTGATGAAATTTGTAAGAAGATCAGCCTGGAATATTACACCTCCCCATCAGCAGAGGTTTCCCTCCCCTGAGTTCTGAACAACTACACTTTTCGATTACTCCCTGTTCCCCAGAGTATGTAACGCAGGGGTGTGAAACATACAGTCCGTGGAACTGTCCGATAAGGTGGATAATCTGGCCAAGCAAATGAATTTAGAatcatattaaattaaaatcatATTGTATCCaaagtacagtgagggaaaaaagtatttgatcccctgctgattttgtacgtttgcccactgacaaagaaatgatcagtctataattttaatggtagttgtatttgaacagtgagagacagaataacaacaaaaaaatccagaaaaacgcatgtcaaaaattttataaattaatttgcattttaatgagggaaaaaagtatttgaccccctctcaatcagaaacatttctggctcccaggtgtcttttatatgggtaacgagctgagattaggagcacactcttaaagggagtgctcctaatatcagtttg harbors:
- the LOC108275935 gene encoding collagen alpha-1(XIV) chain isoform X1 gives rise to the protein MRREDSGQSRVASGPTVLWCSLGLLSRLPLCPCPMSAFVGIILLILASEVSTQGRLKLTVLSEDRLQMKWKEAEGPVQGYKVRVRTISDVPEPELMLTTTRGRATVAGLNSKQEYLLQVLALNGTVEKLIAKRRFTINVLREEEEARNGNPKHKRKVQAIGSGSGEMDDATEVLESLPTVLYQDPTTIEPPTIADQEEQEVEKVKDKKKKKKDKNRTKTNDEKVDSRGKPAEEEHKVRKNTPVTAGSSPKPFECRVGVQADLVLLVDGSWSIGRTNFKKVREFLEGLVTPFRIGPYGVQIALSQYSGDPRTEWQLNNFTSKEQLLDAVRNFRYKGGNTFTGQALIHVLEENLKEEVGARSDTPQFLLLLTDGKSQDDAIAAASRLKNAGVEIIAVGVKNADEAELKQVASEPLELNVYNVNDFPLLSKLVGRLVRILCGKMEERSKTRRAHPTEDPGLSYPSPTDLRYSELGPKEVRLSWTGPGRVVQQYRVVFHSSEGQSPQEVVVKGSNSTVMLTGLSSQTQYHVSIFPVYEDNVGSPLRGIFTTSMLAMPESLEVTASSPSGLRVRWRPAHGATQYMALYSALADGEPDDAQEVKFRADETDVELRDLMPSTDYSVTVYALYEDEPSDPVTAIATTFPLPSPLSLQFPMVSHSTLKVTWVPGAVDVPAHRVTYSTNHGSDVKQVEVAGVNTVLLQNLSSLSKYLVSVQSLYLKGLSTPLTGNITTLRVPAPSELRVTNYSENTLTVRWEPAADDVTSYLIKWISLSGGDLRQLKVNGESEGATLEGVEDDKEYQISLSALYADGAQSEAVAIRYSTLFGGGPTSVSISEETAVSMLVSWVPPNAHVLQYHVSYTPLTGDARENKVLLPGSERRVLLQSLFPDTRYSVLVTAEYRNREGGSASAQGKTTSLRVSSVSVVRSDHSSICVSWRPVAAITAYHIVIQALRDKQIKEETVKSTSSSHCFNELQPETVYRISVHSRLGTVESTAVTILHPTAAAPLRAHVPPRLHPIQKEMCPEMTIRNSVIKGFNMMEAFGLTQRAHSTVEGVSVEPFIFSTIPSYTLYRDVQLTQSTGFIHPAGFSPEHTISLAFRLLQDSPKEPFALWQLTDNDFQPKMGVVLDPERKVLLYFSLDYRGEVQELTFDQPQVHTLFYGSFHKIHLSVSQVSVSLSVDCQRVGERPARPLGNIPTDGFEMLGKLVRTRGPRSGSAAFQLQSFEIICNITWALEDTCCDLPSQRDEESCPALPYACTCTSNVPGAPGDTGSPGKPGPRGQKGEKGEGGQKGEMGPPGKAGPEGGLGPLGSLGPRGITVMGKIGPPGIRGEKGEMGRPGNQGLPGPPGPKGEVGNPGPKGTRGVEGNMGPPGTTGPRGFQGIPGHPGPVGERGPLGLVGPSGLPGIKGERGEKGEPQSLAIIYDLVTQACEKLVHNEVLKLDAFLNEIRRTPVPVEEPVGPPGEPGIPGGKGPPGSRGPPGRQGNRGESGRPGYPGEQGRRGLPGEKGDPGSNVQGPPGIKGFSGPPGESKMGIPGPRGEDGKSGIPGIPGAAGQPGEIGPPGVCDSSGCHRGGPPVAEDPYYGYQP
- the LOC108275935 gene encoding collagen alpha-1(XIV) chain isoform X2 — encoded protein: MRREDSGQSRVASGRLKLTVLSEDRLQMKWKEAEGPVQGYKVRVRTISDVPEPELMLTTTRGRATVAGLNSKQEYLLQVLALNGTVEKLIAKRRFTINVLREEEEARNGNPKHKRKVQAIGSGSGEMDDATEVLESLPTVLYQDPTTIEPPTIADQEEQEVEKVKDKKKKKKDKNRTKTNDEKVDSRGKPAEEEHKVRKNTPVTAGSSPKPFECRVGVQADLVLLVDGSWSIGRTNFKKVREFLEGLVTPFRIGPYGVQIALSQYSGDPRTEWQLNNFTSKEQLLDAVRNFRYKGGNTFTGQALIHVLEENLKEEVGARSDTPQFLLLLTDGKSQDDAIAAASRLKNAGVEIIAVGVKNADEAELKQVASEPLELNVYNVNDFPLLSKLVGRLVRILCGKMEERSKTRRAHPTEDPGLSYPSPTDLRYSELGPKEVRLSWTGPGRVVQQYRVVFHSSEGQSPQEVVVKGSNSTVMLTGLSSQTQYHVSIFPVYEDNVGSPLRGIFTTSMLAMPESLEVTASSPSGLRVRWRPAHGATQYMALYSALADGEPDDAQEVKFRADETDVELRDLMPSTDYSVTVYALYEDEPSDPVTAIATTFPLPSPLSLQFPMVSHSTLKVTWVPGAVDVPAHRVTYSTNHGSDVKQVEVAGVNTVLLQNLSSLSKYLVSVQSLYLKGLSTPLTGNITTLRVPAPSELRVTNYSENTLTVRWEPAADDVTSYLIKWISLSGGDLRQLKVNGESEGATLEGVEDDKEYQISLSALYADGAQSEAVAIRYSTLFGGGPTSVSISEETAVSMLVSWVPPNAHVLQYHVSYTPLTGDARENKVLLPGSERRVLLQSLFPDTRYSVLVTAEYRNREGGSASAQGKTTSLRVSSVSVVRSDHSSICVSWRPVAAITAYHIVIQALRDKQIKEETVKSTSSSHCFNELQPETVYRISVHSRLGTVESTAVTILHPTAAAPLRAHVPPRLHPIQKEMCPEMTIRNSVIKGFNMMEAFGLTQRAHSTVEGVSVEPFIFSTIPSYTLYRDVQLTQSTGFIHPAGFSPEHTISLAFRLLQDSPKEPFALWQLTDNDFQPKMGVVLDPERKVLLYFSLDYRGEVQELTFDQPQVHTLFYGSFHKIHLSVSQVSVSLSVDCQRVGERPARPLGNIPTDGFEMLGKLVRTRGPRSGSAAFQLQSFEIICNITWALEDTCCDLPSQRDEESCPALPYACTCTSNVPGAPGDTGSPGKPGPRGQKGEKGEGGQKGEMGPPGKAGPEGGLGPLGSLGPRGITVMGKIGPPGIRGEKGEMGRPGNQGLPGPPGPKGEVGNPGPKGTRGVEGNMGPPGTTGPRGFQGIPGHPGPVGERGPLGLVGPSGLPGIKGERGEKGEPQSLAIIYDLVTQACEKLVHNEVLKLDAFLNEIRRTPVPVEEPVGPPGEPGIPGGKGPPGSRGPPGRQGNRGESGRPGYPGEQGRRGLPGEKGDPGSNVQGPPGIKGFSGPPGESKMGIPGPRGEDGKSGIPGIPGAAGQPGEIGPPGVCDSSGCHRGGPPVAEDPYYGYQP